A window of Nocardia arthritidis genomic DNA:
ACGATCGCGATATCGGGCTGGTCCTCTGCGAGGGCCCGGCGCAGGGATGGGCCGTTGTCGACGGCGGCGGTGATGGTGAAGCCGTGCTCGGTGAGTAGACGGACCAGCGCGTCTCGGATGAGGAACAGGTCCTCGGCGACGACTACTCGGATCGGATCGCGCACGGCACCTCCAGCCGTATGTGGGTCGGGCCACCGGGCGGGCTGTCGATCGCGATGGTGCCATCGAAGACCGCCAATCTGCTCCGGATACCTTGGAGCCCTGTGCCTTTGGCCGGGTCCGCGCCGCCGTCGCCGTCGTCGATGACAGCACAGCGCAGCACACCGTTGTGGTAGCCGAGGGTGACGTGCACGGCGGCCGTACCCGCGTGTTTGCCGATGTTGGCGAACAGTTCGTTGACCGCGAAGTAGACCGCCGACTCGACCGCCGGCGCCGGTCGCCCGGGCAGCTCGCAGGACACTTCGGCATCGAGCAGGGAATCCAGTGCCAGGGCGCGGATCGCGTCGGCGAGGCCTCGGTCGGCCAGGACCGGTGGATGCACGCCGCGCACGAGGTCGCGCAGTTCGTCCAGCGCTTGTGATGAGGCTTCTCGTGCCGCGGCCACGAGTTGCCGTGCCGCGTCCGGGTCCTCGGCGAACAGCCGTTCGGCGTTGCCTAGGCCGATACCCAGCGCGACCAACCGGGCCTGCGCACCGTCGTGCAGATCCCGTTCGATTCGGCGCAGCTCCGCGGCTTGGGCGTCGATACTGTCCGTGCGGGTGTCCACCAATGTCTCGACCCGTCGTTTGAGCCGGGTGGTGCGTGACGGCTCGAGCAGGTCGCGCGCCCAACTGGCACGCAGCCGCAGCAGTGCCGGCCCGATGTAGAGGCCCAGCGCGATCAACCCGATCCCGACCGGGATCGCTGCCAGCGCGGCGGCCGTCGAGGTCACGTGAATGGGACCGTAGGCGTTGACACCCCCGGCGCGCGCGTTGGCCCGCCACACCCACGGTTGCACTGCGGCGCCGTACAACCCGTAGAGCGGCATGCCGAGCGCCAGCGCGGCAGTCCAGGTACCGATGATCGGGTCGACGAACGCCCAGGCCACATCCCGCCAAGTAGAGGGTGCCTTCAGCAGCTCGGCAGCGCTCGTCTCGTCACCGTAGGGGCTTTCGATGTCCACGCCGAGCCGTCCCGACAGCCGCCGAGCCGCGTCCGCGACCGTCCGCAGCAACGCGACCGCCGACGGGAACACAAACCGTCCGACGCCGACCACCATCAGCGCCGCACTGACCAAAACCAGTGCCGCCGAGCCGATTCCGGCGACCGACAGACAGATCATGCCCAGCGCGTACACCGGTGTGGCAAGTCTCGCCCGCATCCCCGTCCCCCCATTCCGTGCCGTTGGCCACGTCGCATCGCCGTCCGAAGATCCCATCATCCCCGGCTTCCGATCCGCCGCAATACCACCAGGCTTATCGAGCCCGCGACGCCAGCAGGTTGAGAACGACATGTTTGCCATATATCGCAGCCTCCCCGATCGAAGGCCCGCTGCCATTGCAGCTGAATTCCCATATCACCTGTAGTTTTCTCCACTGCAGGTTCGGGGAGATCGGTGTGAGCGCGACGACGGCGCATCGCCAGGTCACGCGGATAAGTCGGCTACTGCTACTCCAGTGCCTTCGGCGTTTTCCAGCGCTCGCGACCAATGGATCAGGCCCCGATCGCTCAGCTCGTCGAGTACCGCCTGGTGCAGCCGCCGCCACGCTCCGGCGTTGGTCCACTCCCGCCGAATTGCCGCTGGCGGAAAGTCAAAGGGTGGTTGGGTCGGCCATCATTCTCCATGAGACTGCCAACCGGCTCGGATTCAATGAGCATGGATTGACCCCGGCAACTAGCTCGACAATTGCTAACGGTCTGCTCGAATTGATGCTGACCACCCGGATCCCGAGACCGGTGAACGACCCAAAGGTTGCTCTGGGCGTGTGCACCGTCGCTCAGCCGGGGGACTGGGAGGCGACGGGCGCCTCACTGTTCGGCTGAATTGTGATGACGATGGGGATCGTGTTGGCATGATGTTGGAACGATGGTCCCAAAGTGGTCCCAAGGCTCCGAATCTTCCCCTAACGGCAACCCCTCCGACTGCAGGTCGGGAGGGGTTTTCTCTGTCGGGCTGACAGGATTTGAACCTGCGACCACTTGACCCCAGAAATCCGGATTTTCAATCTCCGCACGTCACGAACATTAGGCACTCATTCGCCGTTATCGAACGACCTTGGATGTTCACGCCCGCGCATCTCGTGTGGTCCCAGGTGGTCCTAAGCCGGCAGAGCGGTTTCGTCCGACCGACCGAGTTTCCAGATGGCAGTCACACCCGCCTGGGCCTCAACGCCTGGGGCTGGGTTGCACTATCGGGGACAATCACGGTCCACGGCTGGCTAGGGGATCGGCTACGCCACAGTTCTTGGTCTACGCTATCTACGACCTCCGACCGCAGTCTTGGCTCGTCTTCCAGTTCCGAAGCGGGAACCCGCTGTCACCCGTATGCGCTGCTCAACGTTTACGAGCCCTAGCACCGCCATTGTCAACGCTTCGGGCTCTATCCATTTGTTAATATGATCGTCCTTGATGCGGACGGGATTTCCCTCAGAATCAAGAGCCAACTCCTGCTTCTTGAGCTTGAAAGCATGCATAACCTTTGACACCAGCTCATCCTCGTACACCTGTTTGACAAGGGAGATTACATCGTTTTGGTCGGCCTTGGGATACTCTTGGGTCCAGAAGTTGAACTCGCTCCTGAACAGAGGAAATGCAGTATTTACATAGATTGTACCGAATGAGCCTGCAGCTGAATCCCTCCTGTCGAATCGCGCGGCGTGCTGGACGTCCTCCTCGCGAAATGTTTCCCATCTGATATCGGGTAGGCCGTCACTCTTTCGGCGTTCAGAGCCCGAAAACTCGCCAGACTCGTCACGGTTAAGAATAATCTTGTCTCCAGTGCCTCCAGCGTCCTTCGAGCGATTTCGTGGCCTAGTGGCCACCGATTCTTGGTTGTGTGGGTTCCCGGTCCCGGCCCTCGGTCTGCCAGTCGTCGACGATGCCGGATTTCCAGATTCTCGGCCAGCATCGTTTTGAACCAGCAGTACTGGGCGAAATCTGGTCGCCAGGCGCTCCATTGTCCGCTTGAGTCGTTCTCGACGGTCAAGGTCATTACTGTCCGCAACCCCCTCTCGACTCGCCTCGATTGCCTTTTTTATCGGACCTGGCATTTGCTGATAGAAATTATCCTGCCAATCTTCCCAGGGAAGATTGGTGCTACCCTTACCGATAAGCATTCCTCGGGATGCTTGTGGCATGACGCCCCAGTGCGTAGGCTCTGACTCCTTGTAGGGCGGCGGAATAACAAAAAGCCAAACACGCATTCTGATGGCGTCCGGAATACCAAACTGGCGGTACTGTTGAAGTCGATCTTTACGATCGTATGCCTCGTTTTCATATTGAACAGCTATGATCGGCTTTGTGGGCCCCTTCTCGACATAGAGTGCATCCTCGTCCTTGTCGGTGAGATACCATTCGATACGGGTTCCGTGCCTCACCATCACGGCCCCATGCTGATGGCTCGGTGAAATCACCGCCTTGATGCCATCTACCCTACGCGGATGAATTGCGAACTTATTTCCGTCCGGGTCGACGATGATTCTGTCCTTACTTTCGCGCCTTTCGGTCTCGACAGGCTTTGGTTCGATAGTTGCCACGCGCACGGTGACGTTCCTTGGGAGCTCAACAAACCGTGAGTTGAGATAGTTCACAATTCCTCGCTTGACCTCCTCCTCGCCGCGCTTGTAATCGCCACCCACGGTATCTCTTTTAATGCCGTCGCCTAAGAAGAGAAAGACCGTGCCATGTCCAGCGGCCTTGATTTCGCCGAAGTGAAATTTTCGCAAGTCAATTCCAAGAGCTTGATTAAACGCAGGTGGAATGCGGTCGCTGATATCATCTGGCGTTCCCGCAAGGTCGGAATCCTCGTAGTAAACTTCAAAGTCTTTGAGCTGCCACCGATCATGGCGCTCATCGAAGTGAATCCATATCATTCGACCATCTGGCGTCTTCTTGGTCCACGATATTACGATAATACCGTAAGGATTCCATTCGTAGCACGACGCCTTGAATCCTTGTCCAAAATTCTCGGTCAGCGAGATTGTCCGTCCACCGCCACCGAACGAGGACAAGAATATCTTGAGATCTTCCTCGTCCATCCCGAGCCCGTTATCGGCAACATAACGCCGTGCGACTCCATGTGCGGCGAAGGACTCTTCGTCTACTCCGAAATAGACCCATGTCGCTTCGGCCTGAATGGAGTTAACGAGAGCTTCTCGTGCCCATTGATACGGACCACCAGCATTATACGCTTGACGGATCAGATGATGAACGTTCTTGTCTGCAACAGAGACAATTGTACCCATAGTCGCTTATCGCTTTCTCCTAGCTTGCTAGGAGGCCGTACTAGCGCCTCTAATGGCGCTAGCTCGTGTCGGTGATCGTACTCGCAAGCACGCGACGTAACCAGAAGATTGCGATGAGTTACAGGACTTCTGTGCGCATGCAAGGCTCATTACGAGCTACTAACGCAAAACGTGCCAACCGTTTTGTTATAAGCTTGCCCACGATCCTTTGTGGTCGAGCCAATGCTGCCCCAAACGAAAGCACCGGGACAGTGCCTGGACAAGAACGGGACTCGCCAAGTCCCGGCACCGTCCCGGCAGGTGACCTTGAAAATCTGCCCTGAACTGCGCGTTCGGCACACGACCAACCAAAGAACAAATCCGGGCAGATTTTCAAGGTTACCGAGGAGGGACGGGAGGGGCGTGAGGACGCAAATCGGGGCCGGGTGCCGAGTGGTTGCGTTGGTCGACACGTTGGATGTCCGCTGCCCACGGCGGTGTGTTCGCGCGTCGTAAACGCTCAGTGCGCTAGACCAGGCCACCACCGAGAGTGGCGGTTCGAAAACCACAAATGACGGTGAGCTCTTGTCGCGGTTCTTGACGATGCCGAACGTCGGGCCGCTGATCCCCGAGCTGCTGGCGCGCATCAGCGGCGAAGAGTACTGGTCCTCGGACGGTCCCAAAGTGCTGCCGAGGCTTCGGATCGTCCCCGACGACGCCTGACAACACTGAGAACGGGGTGATTTACCTGTTGTGGTCCCCACATGGTCCCAAGCCGAGCGGACCCTCCAACGAGCAAACCCCTCCGATCGCACGTCAGGAGGGGATTTTCTCTGTCGGGCTGACAGGATTTGAACCTGCGACCACTTGACCCCCAGTCAAGTGCGCTACCAAACTGCGCCACAGCCCGTTGCACCGGTTGTTTTGGGTGCTCGAAGAGATTACCTCAGGGTGTTGCGTGACGACGAATCGCCTGGAAGATGGGTGTTTTGTGGGGGTGGGGTCATCGCCAAATGGGCTGCCCGCGTGGCTACTTCGGTGGCGGAGGCGGGGTTTTGGCCGGTGATGAGGTGGCCGTCGGTGATTACGTGGGGGAGGAAGCTCGGTCCTGTGGAGATGTCGGCGCCGCGGGCGGCGAGTTCGTCGGCGAGGAGGTAGGGAACGAGGCGGGTCATGCCGACGGCGCATTCTTCGGCGTTGGTGAAGCAGGTGATTTTTTTGCCGGTTATCAGGGTGCCGGCGTTGAGTAGGGCCGCTGGGCCGTGGCAGACGGCGGCGATGACGCTGCCGGATTCGTGGTGTCGTTGGATGAGGTGGGCGAGGTCTGTGGCGTCCGGGAAGTCGAGTGCGGCGCCGTGTCCGCCCGCGAGGAAGAGGATGGCCGCGGGTTCGATTTCGGACGGGCAGGCCGTGTGGGCGAGTTTGGTGCGCATTTGTGGGTCGCGGAAGAAGGCATGCTGCACCGGGTCGCGTTCGTCGATCGCCTCCAGGGGTGGGCGACCGCCGCGCACCGATACCGTGTCGACCTGGAAGCCGTTGTCGCGGAACACTTTCCAGGCGTCGGCTAGTTCCGATGCGTAGGCGCCGGTTGGTCGGTCGCCGATGCGGTCGCAGCTTGTCATGGCGAGGATGGCGCGCATGGTCAATCCTCGCGTTCGGCGAGGGCGGCCAGCGTTTCGACCGATCGCGGGATGCCTGCGGTGAGCGCGGGGCCGAAGCTGTGGCCGAAGTGGTCCGCGGCTGGTCCGACCAGTTCGGCGCGGTGGGTGATCCTGGTGCGGCCGTTGGGCAGTGCGGTGAGGGTGTTGACGAGGCGCAGGGTGACGGTGTCGGCGATCTCGGTTTCCGAGACGTAGCCGGTGTTCTCGGTCGCGTCGGCGATGCGCAGGGGCAGCGGTTCCTGGCCGGTGGGGGTGAGTTCGCCGGTGGCGCCCGCGGTGAACGGGCCGTTCAGCCGGACCTGTTCGACGGCGTTGTTCCAGGTGGGCCAGCGCGAAACGTCGGTGTAGAGCCGCCAGATGGCGGCGGGTTCGGCGGGTGTTTCGACGCTGTGTTCAAAGGTCCACATCGGAGGTTGCCTCCTCGATCAGGCCGCGCTCGCGCGCGACGGATGCCAATTCGTCGACGGTGCCCGCCATCAGCACCGGCAGGTGTGCGGTGACCTCGTCGACCGGCCAGCGCCACCAGGCGATCCGGCGCAGCAGCGCGATCCGCTCCGCGTCGAACCGCAGCCGCACCAGCCGGGCCGGATTGCCCGCGACGATTCCGTAGTCCGGAACATCCACTGTGACAACGGATCTGGCGGCGACGATCGCGCCGTCGCCGATTCGCACGCCGGGCATGATGACGGCCTCCTGCCCGATCCACACGTCGTTGCCGACGACGGTGTCGCCGCGGTACGGGCGGTCGCGGAAGAGTTCGGCCGCCTGTGTCCATGCCCCGCCCAGCAGCGGGAACGGATAGGTGGATACGCCGGTCGCCCGGTGGTTGGCGGCGTTCATGAAGAATTGGACGCGCCGGGCCAGCGCGCAGTATCTGCCGATCACCAGCCGGTCCGGCCCGTAGTGGAACAGGATGTTGTTGCGTTCGAAGCCGGTCGGGTCGTCGGGGTCGTCGTAGTAGGTGTAGTCGCCGACCTCGGTGAGTTCCGACTGTACGAGCGGTTTGAGGAATACCACCCGCTGCTGTTCGATCGCGCCACCCGCACGCGGGCTGTACAGGGCGGGGTAAAGCTGGTCGGGATCCGGTGCTGCCAGGTCGCTCATGTCGTCCGCCATTCGATCGGCAGATGTTTGATGCCGTTCTGGAAGTTCGATCGCAGCCGCTGGGGTTCACCGGCGAGTTCGACCTCACCCAGTTGTTCGAGCACCGCGGCGAACATCGCACGCATCTGGGTGCGGGCCAGATGGGCGGCGATGCAGAAATGCGGTCCGTGCCCGAATGCCAGATGCGGATTCGGGTCGCGGGTGATGTCGAACCGGTCCGGGTCCGCGAACACCCGCTCGTCCCGGTTGGCGGAGGCGAAGAAGACGACGACCTTGTCGCCCTCCTCGATGGGCACATTGCCGAGGGTGGTGTCGGCGTCGGCGGTGCGCCGGAATTGGGTGACCGGCGACCACCAGCGCAGCATCTCCTCGACCGCGCTGTCGAGCAGGCCGGGATCCGCGCGCAGCCTGCGGTATTCGTCCGGATGCGACAGCAGCGCGAACATGCCGCCCGGCAACGCGTTTCGGACGGTTTCGTTCCCGGCCACCGAGAACAGGAAGAACACCTGCTCGAATTCGTCGAGGGTGACCCGGTCGGCCTGCTGCAGCAGGATCGACATGATGTCGTCGCCAGGATGACGACGCCGGTATTCGCCCAGCTCGCGCGCGTACGCGTAGAGATCGGCCATACCGAACGGATGCCGCGAGTCCGGCATCCTGCCGTCGGCGTCGGGTTGCGGGCGCACCCGCAGCGCGGTGCGGGCCATCGGGCTGGCGTTGGCGACGTCGAAGGCGTCGCTGGCGTTGTATTCGGCGTCGAGCAGGCCGATCACCCGGTTGCTCCAGTCGAACATGAGCCATCGGTCCGACTCGGGTATTCCGAGCAGATCCGCGAGGCTCAGCAGCGGCAGGTCCGCGGCGATATCGCGGGCGAAATCGGCCGTACCGCGCCGCGCCAGCGCGGCGACCAGGCGATCGGCGTGCTCCCGGATGCGTTCCTCCAGCATCGCGACCGCGCGCGGGGTGAACGAGCGGGCCAGCAGACCGCGGATCCGGCCGTGGTCGGGCGGATCCATATTGATCATCATCCGGCGCAGCGGTCCGAGCAGTTGCGGTGTCGCGTCGTAGATCTGGGTCAGCCCGCGGCTGGACGAGAAGAGCCGTGGCGTGCGCAGTACGACCTGCGCCTCGGCGTGGCGCAGCACGGCCCAGAAGCCGGGGCCGGGTGCGAGATGGTCGACGGCGGGTTCCTCGACCCACACCGCGGCGGCCGCCTGCCGCAGCCTGGCGAACGCCTCGTGCGGCACGCCGCGCACGTAGCTGTCGGGATGGAAGATGGCCGTGGTGTCGTCGATATCGTTGCGGGTCATGGGGATACCTCGGCGAGCGCGATGTTGTGGTTGAAGCGGAACATGTTGTCCGGGTCGCAGCGCGCCTTGACCGCGGCGAGCCGGGCGAGGCGGCGGTCGTCCCAGCACGCGCGCACCCGATCGGTGTCCTCGTCGTCGCCGACGAGGTTCAGATAGGTGTTGCCGTGGCTGAATGCGCGCAGCGTGCGGCCCGCCGCCCTGGCCCAGTCGCGGCAGCGTTCGGTGTCGGCGGGGTCCTGCCACTGACCCATCACGTGGATCAGCCAGCTCTCCGCGCGTTGTGCGAAAGCGGTTGCGTCCGTTGGGATTCTGGTCGGTGCGGCGTTGAAAGGGATCACCTCGACGATCGAATGCCCCGACGGCAAGGTGGCGCCGATCTCGGCGACGGCATCGATTTCCGCGGTGCCGAAGGCGGGCAGATATTCGCCGGTCCAATAGTTGAGGCCGCCGAAGGGGTTGAGCGGATCCAGCAGCGACTGCACGCTCGCGTAGTCCATCGGCGCGACGAAGTCGACGATCGGCGTGCCGAACGCGCGGATCGGCTGGATCGCCTCGGCGCCCGCCTCGGCCGTGCCCGCGTACCGGACGAAGATGCCGATCACCCGTTTTCCGATGTGTTCGGCCGGAAAGACGGGGATCGGCGGCACATGCTGGAAGATCGCGTCGGCGCTGAGCTCCTCCGGCGCGTCGGCGATGAAATCGCGCAGGAAGGCCAAAACCTCGGCGGCCCGGTCTATCGGGTAGGCGATGAGCCCGCCGTAGACGGTGGTCACCGGGTGGGCCCGGAATTCGAAAGAGGTGACGACGCCGAAGTTCCCGCCGCCGCCGCGCAGCGCCCAGAACAGTTCCGCGTCTTCGGTTTCGCTGGCCCGCACCAGCGAACCGTCGGCGGTGACGATATCGGCCGACAATAGGTTGTCGCAGGTGAGGCCGTACTTTCGTTGCAGCATGCCCATGCCGCCGCTGAGCGTGAGCCCGGCTATCCCGGTTTTGGACACCTGCCCGCTCGGGGTGGCGAGCCCGTACAGCTGGGTTTCGCGGTCCAGATCGCCGAGCGTCGCACCGCCCTGGACGCGGACGGTGCGCCGCAGCGGATCGGCGCGGACGCCCCGCATCATGGACAGGTCGACGAGCAGCCCGCCGTCGCAGGTGCCGTGCCCGGCCACGCTGTGCCCGCCGCCGCGGATCGCGACCGGCAGCCCCTCCGCGACGGCGAATCGCAGGGCGGCGCGGACGTCGGCTGCGCCGATACAGCGGACGATGAGCGCGGGCTTGCGGTCGATGAGCCCGTTGTGCACCGCGCGGGCCCGGTCGTATCCCGGCTCGCCGGGAACGATGACGGTACCGGCCAATCCGGCACGAAATGGCTGAATCACGTTGTCGTCCATGGGTTCTCCAGATTCAGGCCGAGACGGCGGGCAATTGGTCGAGGAAGGTGCGCAACCGCTCGTCGGGCAGTTCGGCGTCGGTGAGCGTGCCGTCGCGGAAGGACTGGTAGGCCGAGAGATCGAAATGCGCGTGGCCGGTGACGAGCAAGAGGATCGTTTTCGCGGCGCCCGTCTCCCGGCAGCGTTCGGCCTCGTCGAGGCAGGCGGCGACGGCGTGATTGGATTCGGGTGCGGGCAGGATGCCCTCCGCCGCGGCGAAACGCACTCCGGCGGTGAAACATTCGCGCTGCGACTTGGCGACCGCCTCGATCAGCCCGGTGTGGTAGGCGTACGAAATCAGCGGTGACATACCGTGATAGCGCAGCCCGCCCGCGTGGATCGCCTCGGGTACGAACGCGTGCCCGACGGTGTACATCTTCATCAGCGGCGTCAGCCCCTGCGAATCGCCGTGGTCCCAGGCGTAGCGGCCGCGGGTCAATGCCGGGCATGCGGTGGGTTCCACCGCGAGCGCGCGGATATCCCGCCCGCCCGTTAGCTTTTCGCGCAGGAACGGAAAGGCGAGCCCGCCCATACTCGATCCGCCGCCGACACAGCTGATCAAGACGTCCGGGTAGTCATCGGCCAACGCGAATTGCTTCAGCGCTTCCTCGCCGATGACGGTCTGGTGCAGCAGAACATGTCCGGCGGTGCTGCCGAGCGCGTACCCGACCGCCGGATCGGCGAGCGCGACCTCGACCGCCTCGCTGACCGCCAGCCCGATGCTGCCGCGGGTATTGCCATCGGCCTGGGCGCGGCGGCCGGTTTCGGTCACCGCCGACGGGCTGCGGTGCACGGTGGCGCCGAACGCCTCCATGAGCACCTTGCGGTAGGGCTTCTGATCGTAGGAGCTGCCGGTCCACCACACCTCGCAGCCGACACCGAACTGGGCGCAGGCGAAGGCGAGCGCCGCACCCCACTGACCGGCTCCGGTCTCGGTGGTGAGCCGTTCGATACCCGCCGCCTTGTTGTAGAACACCTGTGGCACAGCGGTATTCACCTTGTGCGAGCCCGTGGGGCTGACGCCCTCGTACTTGTAGTAGATGCGGGCGGGCGTGTCGAGCAGGCGTTCCAGCGCTCGGGCCCGGAAGAGGGGTGTCGGCCGCCAAAGCCGGTAGATGTCCCGGACGACGGATGGGATCTCGATGTATCGCTGCGTCGACCCGTCCTGTTCGAGTAGGCCGATCGCGGAGAGGCTGGTCATCTCCCGCGCGGTCATCGGTTGGTGGGTTCGCGGATGCAGTGGACGCGGCGGGCGTTCCGGTAGGTCGGCGACGATGTTGTACCAGTGGGTCGGCAGCTCCGACTCGTCGAGCAGGTACTTGACCTGGTCGGTCATCACAATCTCCGGTATCGAAAGTGGTTGCTAGCGCGCGGGTGTCACGGCCATGGGACGGTTCGGGGCGCCGTTGCCGAGCCGCTGTCCGCGCAGGAAGCGTTCGAACTTCTCGTGGAAGTCGTCGGGTGCGCGCATCCGCAGGCCGCGCTCGCGGTCCACCAGGGCGTGCCCGGACCTGGCCTCGGCGAGCAGTTGACCGCCCTTGCGGCGGTAGATCTCGTAGTGGCAGTCCAGCCGTGC
This region includes:
- a CDS encoding sensor histidine kinase yields the protein MRARLATPVYALGMICLSVAGIGSAALVLVSAALMVVGVGRFVFPSAVALLRTVADAARRLSGRLGVDIESPYGDETSAAELLKAPSTWRDVAWAFVDPIIGTWTAALALGMPLYGLYGAAVQPWVWRANARAGGVNAYGPIHVTSTAAALAAIPVGIGLIALGLYIGPALLRLRASWARDLLEPSRTTRLKRRVETLVDTRTDSIDAQAAELRRIERDLHDGAQARLVALGIGLGNAERLFAEDPDAARQLVAAAREASSQALDELRDLVRGVHPPVLADRGLADAIRALALDSLLDAEVSCELPGRPAPAVESAVYFAVNELFANIGKHAGTAAVHVTLGYHNGVLRCAVIDDGDGGADPAKGTGLQGIRSRLAVFDGTIAIDSPPGGPTHIRLEVPCAIRSE
- a CDS encoding type 1 glutamine amidotransferase domain-containing protein, which codes for MRAILAMTSCDRIGDRPTGAYASELADAWKVFRDNGFQVDTVSVRGGRPPLEAIDERDPVQHAFFRDPQMRTKLAHTACPSEIEPAAILFLAGGHGAALDFPDATDLAHLIQRHHESGSVIAAVCHGPAALLNAGTLITGKKITCFTNAEECAVGMTRLVPYLLADELAARGADISTGPSFLPHVITDGHLITGQNPASATEVATRAAHLAMTPPPQNTHLPGDSSSRNTLR
- a CDS encoding SRPBCC family protein; this encodes MWTFEHSVETPAEPAAIWRLYTDVSRWPTWNNAVEQVRLNGPFTAGATGELTPTGQEPLPLRIADATENTGYVSETEIADTVTLRLVNTLTALPNGRTRITHRAELVGPAADHFGHSFGPALTAGIPRSVETLAALAERED
- a CDS encoding CatB-related O-acetyltransferase, coding for MSDLAAPDPDQLYPALYSPRAGGAIEQQRVVFLKPLVQSELTEVGDYTYYDDPDDPTGFERNNILFHYGPDRLVIGRYCALARRVQFFMNAANHRATGVSTYPFPLLGGAWTQAAELFRDRPYRGDTVVGNDVWIGQEAVIMPGVRIGDGAIVAARSVVTVDVPDYGIVAGNPARLVRLRFDAERIALLRRIAWWRWPVDEVTAHLPVLMAGTVDELASVARERGLIEEATSDVDL
- a CDS encoding cytochrome P450, which produces MTRNDIDDTTAIFHPDSYVRGVPHEAFARLRQAAAAVWVEEPAVDHLAPGPGFWAVLRHAEAQVVLRTPRLFSSSRGLTQIYDATPQLLGPLRRMMINMDPPDHGRIRGLLARSFTPRAVAMLEERIREHADRLVAALARRGTADFARDIAADLPLLSLADLLGIPESDRWLMFDWSNRVIGLLDAEYNASDAFDVANASPMARTALRVRPQPDADGRMPDSRHPFGMADLYAYARELGEYRRRHPGDDIMSILLQQADRVTLDEFEQVFFLFSVAGNETVRNALPGGMFALLSHPDEYRRLRADPGLLDSAVEEMLRWWSPVTQFRRTADADTTLGNVPIEEGDKVVVFFASANRDERVFADPDRFDITRDPNPHLAFGHGPHFCIAAHLARTQMRAMFAAVLEQLGEVELAGEPQRLRSNFQNGIKHLPIEWRTT
- a CDS encoding FAD-binding oxidoreductase; this encodes MDDNVIQPFRAGLAGTVIVPGEPGYDRARAVHNGLIDRKPALIVRCIGAADVRAALRFAVAEGLPVAIRGGGHSVAGHGTCDGGLLVDLSMMRGVRADPLRRTVRVQGGATLGDLDRETQLYGLATPSGQVSKTGIAGLTLSGGMGMLQRKYGLTCDNLLSADIVTADGSLVRASETEDAELFWALRGGGGNFGVVTSFEFRAHPVTTVYGGLIAYPIDRAAEVLAFLRDFIADAPEELSADAIFQHVPPIPVFPAEHIGKRVIGIFVRYAGTAEAGAEAIQPIRAFGTPIVDFVAPMDYASVQSLLDPLNPFGGLNYWTGEYLPAFGTAEIDAVAEIGATLPSGHSIVEVIPFNAAPTRIPTDATAFAQRAESWLIHVMGQWQDPADTERCRDWARAAGRTLRAFSHGNTYLNLVGDDEDTDRVRACWDDRRLARLAAVKARCDPDNMFRFNHNIALAEVSP
- a CDS encoding TrpB-like pyridoxal phosphate-dependent enzyme, yielding MTDQVKYLLDESELPTHWYNIVADLPERPPRPLHPRTHQPMTAREMTSLSAIGLLEQDGSTQRYIEIPSVVRDIYRLWRPTPLFRARALERLLDTPARIYYKYEGVSPTGSHKVNTAVPQVFYNKAAGIERLTTETGAGQWGAALAFACAQFGVGCEVWWTGSSYDQKPYRKVLMEAFGATVHRSPSAVTETGRRAQADGNTRGSIGLAVSEAVEVALADPAVGYALGSTAGHVLLHQTVIGEEALKQFALADDYPDVLISCVGGGSSMGGLAFPFLREKLTGGRDIRALAVEPTACPALTRGRYAWDHGDSQGLTPLMKMYTVGHAFVPEAIHAGGLRYHGMSPLISYAYHTGLIEAVAKSQRECFTAGVRFAAAEGILPAPESNHAVAACLDEAERCRETGAAKTILLLVTGHAHFDLSAYQSFRDGTLTDAELPDERLRTFLDQLPAVSA